In one Maniola jurtina chromosome 13, ilManJurt1.1, whole genome shotgun sequence genomic region, the following are encoded:
- the LOC123871152 gene encoding scavenger receptor class B member 1-like translates to MRPKSALVFVQILLFTALAASKNHCEDDLMVLKKNSFAYSKWQRPMERRLMKVYLFNYTNWERVRDGLDTKFDIEEVGPYVYSQQLERVNVTWEGDLLTYQEHSNFTFLPEASAGAHSDKVFVPNVPLLDVSSNVANSNYFTQVAMRLLLSMVANDTETFLQLTVERFLWGYEDELVKTIKPFLDIKGYNFTNFGLLVTKNGTSSNILTINTGENDINKINTIEKLNGHKALSFWDNPECNSIESSDGSAFPPLSLDKNQTLKVFSSGLCRRLPFKYAKDVEMGDGVKLLRYELARDVFDDPAHNPDNQCYCNIDTGDCPPRGVFNVTHCSTSRFLTEGPAVASFPHFHLGDPALRERFTGLHPDSEQHQSYLDIHPTLGIAVRGKSTLQLNIQVKKLENFGPVQYFPQGLILPVAWIEMSVEELPENLQTLENLNKLLTEKMSWPFSIVAH, encoded by the exons ATGCGACCGAAAAGTGCGCTTGTGTTCGTTCAGATCTTGCTGTTTACTGCTTTGGCTGCATCGAAAAATCACTGTGAAGATGAT CTCATGGTTCTCAAGAAAAACTCATTCGCATATTCCAAGTGGCAGCGGCCTATGGAGCGTCGGTTGATGAAGGTGTATCTCTTCAACTACACCAACTGGGAACGAGTCAGAGACGGTCTGGACACCAAGTTTGACATTGAAGAAGTTGGGCCATACGTCTACTc GCAACAACTAGAAAGAGTGAATGTCACGTGGGAGGGGGACTTATTAACGTATCAAGAACACAGCAACTTCACGTTCCTCCCCGAAGCCAGCGCGGGCGCTCATTCCGATAAAGTGTTTGTGCCTAATGTACCATTATTG gatgtatcttcAAATGTTGCAAACTCGAACTATTTTACCCAGGTGGCCATGAGGCTTCTTTTAAGCATGGTAGCAAATGACACGGAAACTTTTTTACAGCTGACAGTGGAAag ATTTCTTTGGGGATACGAAGACGAATTAGTTAAAACAATAAAGCCCTTTTTGGATATAAAAGGTTACAACTTTACAAATTTTGGCCTTTTAGtgaca aaaaatgGTACGTCTTCTaacattttaacaataaacacGGGAGAAAACGACatcaacaaaataaatactatAGAGAAATTGAATGGCCATAAAGCCCTATCTTTTTGGGACAACCCCGAGTGCAATTC CATAGAGTCGTCCGATGGCTCTGCATTCCCGCCACTGAGCCTGGACAAAAATCAAACTTTGAAAGTCTTCTCTTCGGGCCTGTGCAGAAGATTACCCTTCAAATACGCCAAGGATGTTGAA ATGGGTGACGGTGTGAAGCTCCTTCGGTATGAGTTGGCGCGCGACGTGTTCGACGACCCTGCACACAACCCCGACAACCAGTGCTATTGCAACATCGACACCGGCGACTGTCCACCACGCGGCGTATTCAACGTCACTCATTGTTCCACGAGTAGATTCCTTACTG AAGGTCCAGCGGTGGCTTCGTTCCCGCACTTCCACCTCGGCGACCCAGCCCTGCGCGAGCGGTTCACCGGCCTCCACCCTGACTCCGAACAGCACCAGTCGTACCTCGACATACACCCTACGCTTGGCATTGCTGTGAGAGGAAAATCTAC CTTGCAACTGAACATTCAAGTGAAGAAACTGGAGAATTTCGGCCCTGTCCAATACTTTCCACAAGGACTTATACTGCCCGTCGCTTGGATTGAAATG TCCGTTGAAGAGCTCCCAGAAAACCTACAAACTCTCGAGAACTTGAACAAATTATTGACCGAAAAAATGAGTTGGCCGTTTTCAATAGTAGCTCACTAA